In Topomyia yanbarensis strain Yona2022 chromosome 2, ASM3024719v1, whole genome shotgun sequence, one DNA window encodes the following:
- the LOC131685679 gene encoding histone-lysine N-methyltransferase ash1 isoform X2, whose product MTTIKTPPVESQPPGKSPLSSSSSSSSSSDSDDGSDSSSDSDTSSVASTSKTSSKLSTDKQQQQQQQQQQQQQQLQQQFSVMSSDSAGLRMKIAIPRNQSNSTPQPSPSGTGATAINTPNRPGSSASDVQKLALAPVAASSSVSPAPPAASTPVGSDKIRPGTSSSLSKPESRTSTRKSSKSDSSSGSSSCFSNFSDTDSDSSSSENNGEGGSKKDGSIGTVPKKQKFVKRKKSNRSVSTTSSSDGSDESSGSDSSSDENLDKIKDSSKNGGIPSTSGVLPLSTSTPEKVPLTDANPTSSQAASNSMQDADAGSSSDNELPALVNAAIMRVAESGSDGESCRGTPSAIPQYTSSLLRDFVAKTSMLGSGGGSSEPTVPAPISTELHKIKTESPVPNQGGGTNTVASSSSSSAISNNVVNVNGVASKPTTIVPIKRRGRPPKSAANPAAIMAAKAPTPTVSESPDSGILSTHSSTGSPKTDKKVAAVSNQKRRVEVEPCSSGTSSKNVPIIAPLNKYTIASLDRNTYATERVLYPPRGKKKVGRPPKEKPVAAAAAVEDNLDPLWKKIDISQKFHEPRLSGYKSDGGHSTICCSKRLASQSGYISDYGGSVRKSRMSGYKSDCSTKSRRSCGYKSDYSVKAKSCGYRSDCSTRHRKQVRRKRRKKLAPNNNNLNNKNFNQSGKSSSVSEQDILQLAGLTLGSTSEESSSSQESLLSVNADAPFSKALRISHDQVSSKSSIPSLLTVKNRVNHLLPINNFKGIFSSLNRFGSLDTFSSNISPKNSFAAFLKNNRNKDNGKVSVRKLTLSKANVIRNSEECSKRFQRSTSQDLLSRITNADIPKASPAKSVCSKLSRRKSCHSDRVETVSVKSTGTTIRQRRLSTMSRCSSRSAGSRHPWKKKKRKRLRSNSVAGKSSADIKLGVEIERLNESFSSQCRISLDGKAKDGLLGIGAAALAGAAAAKNQAKGRSTKKRKASEHVESPSSTVTGTKRRNKKSMPTQSPDDHKLPLKKRHYLLSEQTAKVSESGAEKDDSKSGHSVIHASAAVGGRMSTMTVASSSSTSASVATSSKDLTKAVTPKKRHLLKSPEPVITEEIVQIKSSDSPLPVETRSSEVSTGDSGHGLSKKSEAMSRKKNRLEGLVSKIQPTATVTAILADNNILAATNHRSTPHTRPTVIHTSSSNVGSTSTANAPPPGIFEPTVDLELSIPTSIPSLIAKVELLDSPRLKETISKLEGEDLSRKGSEKVIESLLTKTGAHLLLKKKRKKPNRTGFPTVKKKKRKLADKDPSDDELKPEVGPELFDSSNLTKHVPSETEKVAKEKPKEAPSKNCDRVPKEGEPTDTFIERNTRPRLSVVSLERLQGKIPMSAAGREPGSAATSGGIGRRRKSTFAPPLPPSPPPPPPPVSEPEPAPEPPAERRQLREKSRDKIEPDRKDTKPKERRSRSEVDPPGKLGRRDVSEKDLRQKEKLPAVPEKVLKPREKPVEATRLEKVPKQGVKTLESVVSEKPARKKEVVTEPQVAQEKVPKQKDKQEETPKRVLKQKEKQEDPPKKVLRPKDKPPETAPESLSKAKNLTKPESLPKPESISKVESLPKQESLPKPESLPKPRNLPKSESAPKPESLPKAKNLSKTENLSKPENLSKPENLPKPRNHSKPESLSKPETFSKPEPLPKPENLPKPDVLSKPENPPPAAVAKLNEHLSKDKENKKLLPPTVKKAKVLTEENVPLPPLRRTRSSSIALDPAELAAKRKACQENEIVLKNAIIKLQPCLISNEDSDSLDSMPLLKRLQYRSISRQQKQAVLPEIPPPIAPKASPPRPRGRPRTTSPAAAPAEIPPLPVTPTLSEQLSKLRRSRFSVIDTTRRQETEPPASPCVKETRSAAARKSFSKDSLPDQQHLDIPPVKIFISKKDQKAVASAVAVDKQLVKEISPQPAEMSKEQPKNRSSSRIDSVEKQLEKEKNSQPPALVAEISKDHSKNRSSSRIDASEKQLVKEKSPQPPPTIVAEVSKDHSKSRSSSRIDAVVDKIRKEQKKPEEPSTPSTTPKLKRGKSDDVKPEPEKSAKKLKKTTTELTAQEAVVPLVPVDVHKFDVEESITQLSKIQPASSTEDLEHDPLPADEGPADYFRDETPSPPVDPKTKKVPRKKYITAGLFSDCYKDDGKVSGRNNPKVQPETLLPPPAYCERFLRRTQRDFQLPYDLWWLHDNGKLTARHTVASWNYRKIRTNVYYDVKPNPSTDHPQCNCKPDSGCQDDCLNRLVYVECMTENCPCGDRCRNTKIQRHEYAPGLERFMTEQKGWGIRSKEGVKKGSFIMEYLGEVVTEKEFKERMRTIYLTDNHHYCLNLTGGLVIDGHRMGSDCRFVNHSCAPNCEMQKWSVNGLFRMALFASRDIPANEELTYDYNFSLFNPSEGQPCKCGTEQCRGVIGGKSQRVKPLPAVVSEVKKPEAVPSAAPANPPATVAEISPRSAARSRKRQAKKNAPLTQLNGQPLPNFVAPTSKERVLIVEHHCFLMRNLNKIRKLKDRSPEHPSSQSASPAPGQVAGANGKPSLASQISALRCPRNMRTRGLAFVEDDPELEKIARIAVALKELCIEIASLKDERGQLYQNRLAPPSKKKVPLYYERIPRPIDLAQIQSNIEQGTYKQPKVFEDDLLIMFGNAIKYYGINSPEGIASQTLKEHYFTCKQRQVDKLIAYVGEQNELLRGFIPKTEPDVVVPVKGGRGKFKQEQAEDIIRCICGLFKDEGLMIQCSKCLVWQHIECTKADPAVENYLCEKCLPRPVDYEITLNDFTEEGYQYYISLMRGNLQIRQTDTVYVLRDIPMSPDPKNPDAPPRKHTYETIGQVDYAECDIFRVESLWKDKEGRRFVYGHHYLRPHETYHEPTRRFYPNEVMRVPLYEVIPIELVMDRCWVLDPATFCKGRPVDSSEPHVYICELRVDKSARLFSKISRHAHPVCMKTYAFQKFEQRLKISKTFAPHDLGSLSHLLAAKDRKKGTKKDDVNSTTSGASTVSSKKMTPVMQLLPPPPKTLAEKRNRLEEVLGRLMTKLNTNPAALPVVDISYLLTGRGARLRRTIANSTPVPII is encoded by the exons ATGACGACAATAAAAACGCCACCGGTTGAATCGCAGCCACCTGGCAAATCGCCTCTGTCGTCttcgtcatcatcatcgtccTCGTCGGACTCAGACGATGGATCGGATTCGTCGTCCGATTCCGATACCTCGTCGGTGGCATCCACCAGTAAGACGAGTAGCAAACTTAGTACCGAtaagcagcaacaacagcaacagcagcagcagcaacaacaacaacagctgCAGCAGCAGTTTAGTGTGATGAG CTCTGACAGTGCCGGTCTCCGGATGAAGATCGCCATCCCCCGTAATCAATCGAACTCAACACCACAGCCTTCGCCCTCTGGAACCGGTGCCACTGCCATCAACACCCCGAATCGTCCCGGATCATCGGCAAGTGATGTACAGAAGCTAGCTCTAGCACCGGTGGCCGCATCCTCTTCGGTTAGTCCAGCACCACCCGCAGCGAGTACACCGGTGGGTAGCGACAAAATTCGTCCGGGAACGAGTTCTTCCCTGTCCAAACCGGAAAGTCGAACATCGACCAGAAAAAGTAGCAAAAGCGATTCCAGTTCCGGCAGCTCGTCGTGTTTCTCTAATTTTTCCGATACCGACAGCGACAGTAGTAGCAGCGAAAATAATGGCGAGGGTGGTTCCAAGAAGGATGGATCGATTGGGACTGTGCCGAAGAAGCAGAAGTTTGTCAAGCGGAAGAAG aGTAATCGCAGTGTTTCAACTACTAGCAGCAGTGACGGTAGTGACGAGTCCAGCGGTTCAGATTCCAGCAGTGACGAGAATCTGGATAAGATTAAAGATTCCAGCAAGAATGGTGGAATACCTTCGACATCCGGCGTGTTGCCACTGTCGACATCTACTCCGGAGAAGGTCCCACTTACGGATGCTAATCCTACATCATCGCAAGCAGCGTCGAACTCGATGCAGGATGCCGATGCTGGTTCCTCCTCTGATAACGAGCTTCCTGCGTTGGTGAACGCCGCGATTATGCGAGTAGCCGAAAGCGGTTCCGATGGTGAAAGCTGTCGAGGAACGCCATCGGCAATTCCTCAGTACACATCTAGCTTACTACGAGATTTTGTGGCAAAAACCAGTATGCTCGGTAGCGGAGGAGGTTCATCTGAGCCGACTGTTCCTGCTCCAATAAGTACAGAGCTGCATAAAATCAAGACTGAATCACCTGTGCCAAACCAAGGAGGTGGTACAAATACGGTGGCCtctagtagcagcagcagcgccaTCAGCAACAACGTCGTTAACGTCAACGGAGTAGCTTCTAAACCGACGACAATTGTTCCAATCAAACGAAGGGGACGCCCGCCTAAATCGGCCGCAAACCCGGCTGCCATCATGGCTGCTAAAGCACCTACTCCAACGGTGAGTGAATCTCCGGACTCGGGAATACTATCCACGCATAGTTCTACCGGATCCCCTAAAACGGATAAGAAGGTTGCAGCTGTCAGCAACCAAAAACGACGTGTCGAAGTGGAACCATGCAGCAGTGGAACAAGCAGTAAGAATGTTCCGATTATTGCACCGCTCAACAAATACACCATAGCTAGCCTGGATCGAAATACGTACGCGACGGAAAGGGTTCTCTATCCACCGAGGGGTAAAAAGAAAGTCGGTAGACCGCCGAAGGAGAAACCGGTGGCGGCGGCGGCCGCCGTCGAGGATAATCTGGATCCGCTGTGGAAAAAGATCGACATCAGCCAAAAATTCCACGAACCTCGACTGAGTGGTTATAAAAGCGATGGCGGTCATTCGACGATCTGCTGCAGTAAACGGTTGGCTTCGCAGAGTGGTTACATCAGCGATTACGGTGGTAGCGTTCGAAAAAGTCGCATGTCCGGGTACAAATCGGATTGTAGTACGAAGTCGAGGAGGAGTTGTGGCTACAAAAGTGATTACAGTGTGAAGGCGAAAAGTTGTGGGTATCGGAGTGATTGTAGTACGCGGCACCGGAAACAGGTTCGTCGGAAACGACGAAAGAAGCTGGCtccgaataataataatttgaataataaaaattttaatcagAGTGGGAAATCTTCGAGTGTTAGCGAGCAGGATATACTGCAGTTGGCGGGGCTGACGCTGGGAAGTACGAGCGAGGAAAGTAGTAGTAGTCAAGAGTCGCTGTTGTCGGTCAATGCGGATGCACCGTTCAGTAAAGCGCTTAGAATCTCGCACGATCAAGTGAGCAGTAAAAGTAGTATTCCAAGTTTACTTACGGTTAAGAATCGTGTTAATCATTTGCTTCCAATCAACAACTTTAAAGGTATCTTTTCTTCTCTGAATCGGTTCGGTAGCCTAGACACATTTTCCTCCAACATTAGCCCGAAGAATTCGTTTGCTGCCTTTCTGAAGAATAATCGCAACAAAGATAATGGAAAGGTCAGCGTCAGGAAGCTGACTCTGTCCAAAGCTAATGTAATTAGAAACTCGGAGGAATGCAGTAAACGATTCCAGCGAAGTACCAGCCAAGATTTGTTGAGTCGAATCACCAACGCGGATATTCCGAAGGCTTCACCGGCCAAATCCGTTTGTTCGAAGCTAAGTCGACGAAAGAGCTGTCACAGTGATCGAGTGGAAACGGTTTCCGTTAAAAGCACGGGGACGACCATTCGCCAGCGAAGGTTAAGTACGATGAGTAGGTGTAGTAGTAGATCtgctggatcgagacacccctgGAAGAAGAAGAAACGGAAGCGACTGCGGTCTAATTCTGTGGCGGGGAAATCGTCAGCGGACATTAAACTTGGGGTGGAGATCGAACGGTTGAATGAGTCCTTTAGCAGTCAGTGTCGGATCAGTTTAGATGGGAAAGCCAAGGATGGATTGTTGGGGATTGGAGCAGCTGCGTTGGCGGGTGCGGCGGCAGCTAAGAATCAGGCAAAGGGTCGATCGACGAAGAAGCGCAAGGCTTCGGAACATGTTGAATCTCCATCTTCGACGGTGACGGGGACGAAGCGTCGCAACAAAAAATCCATGCCGACGCAGAGTCCTGACGATCACAAGCTGCCACTGAAGAAGCGGCATTATCTGCTCAGCGAGCAGACGGCGAAGGTGAGCGAAAGCGGGGCAGAGAAAGATGATTCGAAGAGCGGTCATTCGGTGATTCATGCCAGTGCGGCTGTAGGTGGTCGCATGTCCACGATGACGGTTGCTTCCAGTTCATCGACTTCGGCCTCGGTGGCAACGTCTTCGAAGGATCTCACGAAGGCGGTGACGCCGAAGAAACGACATTTGCTCAAATCACCGGAACCCGTGATCACCGAAGAGATTGTTCAAATAAAATCTAGCGATTCTCCTTTGCCGGTTGAAACGAGATCGTCGGAGGTCTCTACGGGAGATTCTGGTCATGGTTTGAGCAAGAAAAGCGAAGCGATGTCGAGAAAGAAGAATCGCTTGGAAGGTTTAGTATCCAAGATACAACCAACGGCTACGGTTACTGCGATACTTGCGGATAATAATATTCTTGCCGCCACGAATCATCGATCAACGCCTCACACTCGGCCTACTGTGATCCATACGTCATCTTCCAATGTTGGTTCTACATCGACGGCAAATGCACCCCCGCCGGGTATTTTCGAGCCAACGGTCGATCTGGAGCTGTCGATACCTACTTCAATCCCGTCTCTGATTGCCAAGGTCGAACTTTTGGACAGTCCTCGTCTGAAGGAAACTATTTCCAAGCTGGAAGGGGAAGATCTCTCGCGAAAAGGTTCTGAGAAAGTCATCGAATCGCTTCTTACGAAAACAGGAGCCCATTTGCTGCTGAAGAAAAAACGTAAGAAGCCCAACCGAACCGGGTTTCCGACGGTGAAAAAGAAGAAGAGGAAACTCGCCGACAAAGATCCCTCGGATGACGAACTTAAACCGGAGGTTGGTCCTGAACTGTTCGACTCGTCCAATCTAACGAAACATGTGCCATCTGAAACGGAGAAGGTAGCGAAAGAGAAGCCCAAGGAAGCCCCGTCGAAGAATTGTGATCGAGTGCCTAAGGAGGGTGAACCGACTGATACCTTTATTGAACGGAACACGCGGCCTCGGCTGTCGGTTGTCAGTCTGGAACGTTTGCAAGGAAAAATTCCGATGAGTGCTGCTGGACGGGAACCGGGTTCGGCTGCAACATCCGGTGGCATTGGACGAAGacgaaaatcaacttttgcgcCTCCACTGCCACCATCGCCtccgccaccaccaccacctgTTTCAGAACCAGAACCGGCACCTGAACCACCTGCAGAACGAAGACAACTCCGGGAAAAGTCTCGGgataaaattgaaccggataGGAAGGATACAAAGCCGAAAGAACGACGGTCACGTTCGGAAGTAGATCCACCTGGAAAGCTTGGTAGGAGAGATGTTTCCGAAAAGGATCTTAGGCAGAAGGAAAAGCTTCCGGCTGTTCCCGAGAAGGTTCTTAAGCCTCGGGAGAAGCCAGTGGAAGCTACGCGCTTAGAGAAGGTGCCGAAACAAGGGGTCAAGACGTTGGAGTCAGTAGTCTCAGAGAAACCTGCCCGGAAGAAAGAGGTAGTCACGGAACCTCAGGTTGCGCAAGAAAAGGTTCCGAAGCAGAAGGACAAGCAGGAAGAAACCCCCAAGAGGGTGCTGAAACAAAAGGAGAAACAGGAAGATCCTCCCAAGAAGGTTTTGAGACCAAAGGACAAGCCTCCGGAAACGGCACCGGAAAGCCTTTCGAAAGCGAAAAATCTTACGAAACCGGAGAGCCTTCCGAAACCGGAAAGCATTTCGAAAGTTGAAAGCCTTCCGAAGCAGGAGAGCCTTCCAAAACCGGAAAGCCTTCCGAAGCCGAGAAATCTTCCGAAATCAGAATCCGCTCCGAAACCGGAAAGCCTTCCGAAagcgaaaaatctttcgaaaacagAAAACCTTTCGAAACCGGAAAACCTTTCAAAGCCGGAAAACCTACCGAAACCAAGGAATCATTCGAAACCGGAAAGTCTTTCGAAACCGGAAACATTTTCGAAACCAGAGCCCCTCCCGAAACCAGAGAACCTACCGAAGCCGGATGTCCTTTCGAAACCGGAAAATCCTCCTCCGGCGGCCGTAGCAAAACTGAACGAACATTTATCAAAAGACAAGGAGAATAAGAAACTTTTGCCTCCTACCGTCAAGAAGGCCAAGGTTCTTACCGAGGAAAACGTACCCCTACCACCCCTACGTAGAACACGCAGCTCTTCCATTGCGCTAGATCCGGCCGAGCTGGCGGCGAAAAGGAAAGCCTGCCAAGAAAACGAAATCGTACTGAAAAACGCCATCATCAAATTGCAGCCCTGTTTGATATCGAACGAGGATTCCGATTCGCTAGATTCCATGCCGCTCCTGAAGCGCCTTCAGTATCGCTCCATATCAAGACAACAGAAACAGGCAGTCCTTCCGGAAATTCCCCCGCCGATCGCCCCCAAAGCTTCGCCACCTCGACCAAGAGGACGACCACGAACTACTTCTCCAGCAGCTGCACCAGCCGAAATTCCTCCCCTCCCTGTAACACCAACGCTGTCCGAACAACTAAGCAAGCTGCGCCGTTCACGATTCAGCGTCATTGACACAACGAGACGTCAAGAAACGGAGCCGCCGGCGTCGCCTTGCGTAAAGGAAACGCGATCAGCGGCTGCTAGAAAATCTTTTTCGAAAGATTCGCTTCCGGATCAGCAGCACTTGGACATTCCGCCGGTGAAGATATTCATTTCGAAAAAAGATCAGAAAGCAGTGGCTTCTGCCGTTGCCGTGGATAAACAATTGGTTAAGGAGATAAGTCCACAACCGGCGGAAATGAGCAAGGAACAACCCAAGAATCGATCATCCAGCAGAATTGATTCCGTAGAAAAACAACTGGAGAAGGAGAAAAATTCGCAGCCGCCGGCACTCGTCGCCGAAATTAGCAAGGATCATTCCAAGAACCGATCATCCAGCCGAATCGATGCCAGCGAAAAACAATTGGTTAAGGAGAAAAGTCCACAACCGCCACCGACCATCGTCGCAGAAGTGAGCAAGGATCATTCCAAAAGTCGATCATCCAGCCGAATCGATGCCGTCGTTGATAAAATTAGAAAGGAGCAGAAAAAACCCGAGGAACCGTCGACACCATCGACGACACCCAAGCTAAAACGAGGAAAAAGTGATGATGTGAAACCAGAACCGGAAAAATCGgcgaaaaagttaaaaaagacTACGACGGAGCTAACAGCGCAGGAAGCGGTCGTCCCGTTGGTCCCCGTAGACGTCCACAAATTCGATGTAGAAGAATCCATCACTCAGCTGTCGAAAATTCAGCCAGCTTcttccacggaagacctcgagcACGATCCCCTCCCGGCGGACGAAGGACCTGCCGACTACTTCCGCGACGAAACCCCATCACCCCCGGTGGatccgaaaacgaaaaaagttccCCGCAAAAAATACATCACCGCCGGCCTGTTCTCCGATTGCTACAAAGACGACGGTAAAGTGTCCGGTCGAAACAATCCAAAGGTACAGCCGGAAACGCTTCTACCGCCACCGGCCTATTGCGAGCGATTTCTTCGTAGAACCCAACGGGACTTTCAGTTGCCTTACGATCTGTGGTGGTTACACGACAACGGGAAGCTTACTGCTCGGCATACCGTGGCCAGCTGGAACTACCGTAAGATTCGAACGAATGTGTACTACGACGTCAAACCGAATCCGTCCACCGATCATCCGCAGTGTAACTGTAAGCCGGATAGCGGCTGCCAAGATGATTGCCTTAACCGGCTGGTGTACGTAGAGTGTATGACGGAGAACTGTCCCTGTGGCGATCGCTGTCGGAATACCAAGATTCAACGACATGAGTATGCTCCCGGTTTGGAACGTTTCATGACCGAACAAAAAGGTTGGGGTATTCGCTCAAAAGAAGGCGTCAAAAAAGGATCATTCATCATGGAATACCTCGGAGAGGTTGTCACCGAAAAAGAATTCAAGGAACGAATGCGAACCATCTATCTAACGGACAATCATCACTACTGTCTAAATCTCACCGGTGGTCTAGTCATCGACGGTCACCGAATGGGCAGCGATTGTCGTTTCGTAAATCACTCCTGTGCACCAAACTGTGAAATGCAAAAATGGTCCGTCAATGGACTGTTCCGAATGGCTCTGTTCGCCTCCCGAGATATCCCAGCCAACGAAGAGCTTACGTACGATTACAACTTTTCGTTGTTCAACCCTTCCGAAGGACAACCGTGCAAATGCGGAACGGAACAGTGTCGAGGCGTTATCGGTGGTAAATCGCAGCGAGTCAAACCCCTTCCCGCCGTTGTTTCAGAAGTGAAAAAACCAGAAGCTGTCCCATCGGCAGCCCCTGCTAATCCTCCAGCGACAGTCGCCGAAATCAGCCCACGAAGTGCCGCTCGATCGCGAAAACGTCAAGCAAAAAAGAATGCCCCTCTCACACAACTCAACGGTCAACCTTTGCCGAATTTTGTCGCACCGACGTCGAAAGAACGGGTCCTGATCGTGGAACATCATTGCTTCCTGATGCGAAATCTCAACAAGATTCGGAAATTGAAAGACCGTTCCCCCGAGCATCCATCTTCACAATCGGCTAGTCCAGCCCCGGGACAGGTAGCCGGGGCTAATGGGAAACCTTCGCTTGCATCTCAAATATCTGCCTTACGTTGCCCACGCAATATGCGAACCCGCGGTCTTGCCTTCGTCGAAGACGATCCCGAACTGGAGAAAATTGCTCGGATAGCCGTCGCACTAAAGGAACTCTGTATCGAAATTGCCAGTTTAAAAG ACGAACGAGGTCAACTGTATCAGAACCGACTGGCACCCCCGTCCAAAAAGAAGGTCCCCCTCTATTACGAACGAATACCACGTCCGATCGATCTAGCCCAGATTCAGTCCAACATCGAGCAGGGTACGTACAAGCAACCGAAAGTTTTCGAGGACGATCTGCTGATCATGTTCGGCAATGCAATCAAATACTACGGCATCAATTCCCCCGAAGGAATCGCATCGCAAACGTTGAAGGAACACTATTTCACCTGCAAGCAGCGTCAGGTGGACAAACTGATCGCTTACGTGGGTGAGCAGAATGAACTTCTGCGAGGGTTCATACCGAAGACCGAGCCGGATGTGGTTGTACCGGTGAAGGGTGGTCGCGGGAAATTCAAACAGGAACAAGCGGAGGATATCATTCGATGCATTTGTGGACTGTTCAAGGACGAAGGTTTGATGATTCAGTGTTCCAAGTGTTTGGTTTGGCAGCACATCGAATGCACAAAAGCTGATCCGGCGGTGGAGAACTACCTCTGCGAGAAGTGTTTGCCTCGGCCTGTGGACTATGAAATCACCCTAAACGATTTCACAGAGGAAGGTTATCAGTACTACATTTCGCTGATGCGAGGAAATCTACAGATTCGTCAGACCGATACGGTGTACGTACTGCGAGACATACCGATGTCTCCGGATCCGAAAAATCCGGATGCTCCACCGAGAAAGCACACGTACGAAACGATCGGTCAGGTGGATTACGCTGAATGTGACATCTTTCGGGTGGAGAGTTTGTGGAAGGATAAGGAAGGTCGACGTTTTGTCTACGGTCATCACTATCTGAGACCGCACGAAACATACCACGAACCAACCCGGCGGTTCTATCCAAACGAGGTGATGCGTGTGCCACTGTATGAAGTTATTCCTATTGAGCTGGTGATGGACCGCTGCTGGGTACTGGATCCGGCTACGTTCTGCAAGGGCAGACCGGTGGACAGCTCGGAACCGCACGTGTACATCTGCGAGCTGCGAGTGGACAAGAGTGCTCGGTTATTCTCGAAAATCTCACGGCATGCGCATCCGGTCTGCATGAAAACTTATGCCTTCCAGAAGTTTGAGCAGAGGCTGAAAATTTCCAAGACTTTTGCG